Below is a genomic region from Rosa chinensis cultivar Old Blush chromosome 5, RchiOBHm-V2, whole genome shotgun sequence.
gagaaaaCTGAACTGCTTCGTCTTTCTTTTCAGCAATgagctttgttcttttttttttttttgttatgggcctttttttcactttttttttctctgtgcGCCTCAGGGCCTCTTTTTTTcgttgccctttttttttttcttgggccaCAGGCttgcttctttgttttttgtgtTGTGTTAGGTCGactcttttctttgggccgggtcacacactctttttttttttttttcttctttctcttttttttctttctctcttccgcCTCTTCTTTCATCTGGTTTTCTGGTGTGGAGGCAGCGATGCGCTGGGCAAGAGGCCTGTTTGTTGCAAGGGCGCGGGGCACGAGGGCTGGGTTGCAACGTCGGTGCAGGTGGATTAGGCTGCTGGGTTGCTGCTGCAGGCGGTTAAGCAGACGCTGATGGGGAGGGCTGCGCAGGTGCGTGGTGGGTGGGGCTCCGGTGTGGGCTGTGATGGCGCGGTGGAGGATCAATGTGGGGGCGCCGAGACGCAGGTCGGCGGGGATGCGAGGTTGGCCGCGCCGCTGCTGGGATCTCACACACGGGCCCGTCGCTGCAGGTGGCTTGGGCTACGCAGGAGGGTTGTGAGGTCGGGTTCCAGATTGGGTCGGTGCTGGAGGCTCGTGTACTGGGCTAGGCACTGTGGTGCTTGGCCGGAGAGACAGAGATGAGGCCCGTGAGATTTGCAGTCGGGCTGTTCTGTGGAGGGTTGCAAGGATGAGGCCGGTCTGAGGCAAAGccgatctgtttttttttttttttttggtggcggcagaaaaagaagaaaatggttttttttttttcttctagggttttgattttttttcgaCGGAAAGAAACTAGTTTCTAgtgtttttttcttggctattggctctgagcgtactgataacgtgttaaagtaaaaatgaCAGTTGGAATtgatctactcatttcatttcataacctctttatatagggaaagaattacaatggaaaaaagaattacaatgatgacattaactactgattgatccataatccatgctgattgatggtaattgctaattgcttgattccctctccgtcaatcactttgacgaaggcacataatgtgtttttcctttaatatGGAAGTAAatttgattatgattttattaattaggaaaatttaatatattttattttttttattggtataaattaaatgagaaatttaagtttaaaaaaaatacttttcaattgaatatatcttataaggatatttctggaaagaaaaatgggttggataagtaaatttaataattataattaaaatatagggtgtaatgagtaagtagggtgaacaaataaaattgtaggatgacaatagccgcacccttaaaCCAAATAACCCTTGTAGCATCATGTCCAAGTAATAGCGACCAGCGTTTGCATTATCAGACATGATATTACATCTCCATCCATTTTGGTACAAGTCTTTTCTGCCTAACTTCACACGCCActcttttttttatgtttattactaccacattttttttattttcaaccTATAATACTAGGTTCGTCGAAATTTGGTTTATGAAAAGACCAATGAAATTGAAGATCCACAAAATCTATAATTAATCCTATGACCAGGAAGTCTTGCCGACCCGCAATAAGGATAGATATTTAGAGTCATTGTGCAACATTGAAATTCTGAATTTCAATACCTGAAAAGTGAAAACACAAAGGAAATCACTTgatgtttttcttttccttttaaaatatatttatttggGCATGTTTTCCtttattatttaaaataaaaataagtatATAGTTGGGTCAGGTCATCCCTGCGCGGCTGTACAATACATCACCGAACGGCATAACGGGCACTTACTTATTATCCATAGGAGGCCGGGTCAGGTCCAGGTCATCCCTGCGCACCTAAAGCACATTGCTGAAAGCTCTAAACCAAAATCAAAGAGCAGCAGAAGCCAGAAGAATGTCACAGTTCTAAAAACCAGGGGTGGAGAAGCCTCGCCTCCTCGACCACAAAGAAGGCGGTGTCGTTTTCTTCCCCACCTCCTCCgggtattcttctttttcttcttttttctgagCTAAACTCTCTCTTCGCTTTCACCATTGTTCTTGTAGTTTCAAAATTACAACACAAAACTCCTTGGACAACCAAAATTATTAAATGGCACatctttttcaatttcacatgaGAATAGAAAGAGACGGGAGGTGTGGTGTCTAAAGGATTAGTACAATGAAAACTCATTGGTTTTTTATTTCTGTCACAGTTGTCGATTACTAAACCAGTACTACTTAACTTGTATGTATGGCTATTGTCTGATAATATACGTACATACATGTATGATAAGGCGACATTGTGGAGAAACCACGATATTAGGTAATCAGTGTGGAATTTTGTATCCTCAACTTAATTGTCATGATTTAAAGGCAGCCTTACAggtctttattaaaaaaaaaatattgacatTGTCACTTGTGGAATAAGAGAAGTAGAATATGCGAGATTGCCGGTTGTCAGCTGTGAGTATCCAATAAACTTcaggggtgtattgtatatagAATTActagaatttttaaagaaatctattaACTTTAAAAATCTAGAGGTATCAGTTAGGAAtttaaaaatgaatgaaagtgcaatggtattcaaaatatcattcatacataagTAACTAAAAAATCGTCGGTGAGCCTTGACTTATTGGTTAGCTAGCCTAATTAATATAGTTGAGGTCAagggttcaaatctcactgacatcaggGATGGGGTGGGGTGGCGAGTTATATTGTGGtccagagtaaaaaaaaaaaaaaaaaaaaaaaactagaaaatcatggataattatAGACTTTGTTATATTAGATATGAATACCAaatggggaaatgatcatttacccaatttcagctaaaaaattacccacttgctccactaacaattttttaatctcatttacccaaaacactctaagagattatttctctaatacccaattaattcttttttttattctttttatttatttttgagacttttttgccctctccttacactacaagaaaaatggccttttgcaaggaattttttccttgtaaaaaactaaaaattccttgcattaacccaaatgcaaggaatattcGTTGCATTTGAGTCCTTGCAAAGAGGCCCTTGCAAAAGAGTAAATACAACGACTTGAAAATTCCTTACATTTGAAttcacaaatgcaaggaattgttCATCTCGAATGCAAGGAATTTAACACCTGAGGTTAACTATGGTTAACTGATATACAAGgacaattccttgcatttggtattaaaaaaattaaaactaaataaaaaaaaataccacaAATGTCattctggaattttttttattccttgaATTAAAAACAATTAGTTCAACTGTACatacagaccaaaaaaaaaagtgtacatAAAAAATTGATGCTACTAAGCTATAACAAGATTAGCAAAATCAAgatacatatacacaagtagagACACCAGAACAAAAATTAGTAAAACTGCAAATCACTGAAGCTTGGGGTGAGTGTATTTTGGTGTGGGGAGAATCGTCCAAACTCATCTACTCCCAAGATCCCCTCGAAGTACCTTTAATGCTAGCTCTTGAAAGCAAAGCTCCACATTTTCTCTAGTCTTGGCGCTACATTCAAGAAACATGCATCCAATATCTTTTGCAAGAGCAATGCCCTCTTCTCTACTCACAGCCCTCTCAGATTCCTGAAATTACATATAACTTCTTTTTAATATGATCCAAGAAATTGAGACAACAAGAAAAGGGCATTGAGGGGTATCTTATTATCTTGTGACATATATGAAGAGCATGCTACTACATAGTAAGGCATTCCTGGCTGTCTATTTACTGCTAGAGAGAAAAAAGACTCCAATACTATGATCCATAGTCAGGAGCATTGttttcttgttcattttcagAATAAAGTTTTCAAGGATCAGATACAGAGACTGAAACTTACTCTATCAACTTTATTCCCGACAAGCACCTGGACACAGTCCTGATTGGTTGAGTATAATTCCACTTCTTTAGCCCATACATCTGATAAGTTGGTAAAGGTGTCTCTCCGAGTCACATCATAAACTAAAAATAAAGCAGATAAATCATCTATTAGTCAAAATCGGACAACTATAGTATGTAAAGGTTTTATGAGAACTTCAGATTATAAATTCAAAATACTGATAAAAAAAGGCCGGAAGGCAAGGGAGAATGTACTATACTTGAAGAACTCAAAATTATTAGTAGTTATATAGAACTGCTCAAACTCTATTATCCCCTTCTCATAGTTTCACATGCAATACGCTTAATAAACTTTAGATAATAGTTACATGTGAAAAACGAACACTAACAAGAGAAATGCTAGAACTTGCTCTGTAGTTGCTAGATGGATATTGGTTCCATTTTCCTTTAATAAAGAGTTGTGAATGTAGATATTTCCAGAACAAGTGAACGTACCGAGAATGATTCCTTGGGCACTTCTATAGTAAGAGCTTGTTAATGTTATGAACCTCTCCTGTCCAGCTGCAATAACAAAATGATTTGTCATATTAACAATGCATCATTAAACTTCAACATTTAAATCATTAGAAATAAGGGTGTGAGCTCTGAAGTCCCTTAACAGAGTTATACTCTTTTCCCATCATCCAATGTAGAATGGGccataatcaaaattgcatcatAGAACGAAAGAATACACCAGTTCCACATGCAGTACATGTATCCCAAATTGTCATCTTAATTCTCTTCCCACCAACAGTAAGCAGCTTAATTTTAAAATCCACACCTGCAATCATGGGAGCAAGACCCATCAAATGCATGAATCAGAATGGTTGTATCAATCAATCCAATCACAAATTCTAATACTTGTACAAGTTGAATGTATCAGAATGGTTGTGTCGATCAATCAATCCAAAGTATGAATTCACGTACATATGAAACACTAAAAGCTACCAACTTTCCAGGTCCCCTCCTTGGT
It encodes:
- the LOC112203010 gene encoding ras-related protein RABC2a gives rise to the protein MTNHFVIAAGQERFITLTSSYYRSAQGIILVYDVTRRDTFTNLSDVWAKEVELYSTNQDCVQVLVGNKVDRESERAVSREEGIALAKDIGCMFLECSAKTRENVELCFQELALKVLRGDLGSR